In Nitrospira sp., the genomic window AGGGGAGCAGGTGGAGGGGATGCTCTGTCTGGAAATGGTGGGCTATTATTCACAAGAGAAAGGGAGTCAGTCGTTTCCGTTGTTCTGGCTCCGATGGCGCTATCCGACCAGGGGCAACTTCATCACGGTCGTCAGCAATGCGGCTTCGGAGCCGCTCCAGATGCACGTCCGCGATGTATTGAAAGCGCAGACGGCGTTGCCGGTTGAGACGTTTACCGGGCCTTGGTGGATTCCTGGGGTGGATCTCTCGGATCATGGGTCTTTCTGGAAGGAAGAATATCCGGCGGTCAGGCTCACGGATACGGCGTTCTACCGGAACCCGCATTATCACCGGGGTACTGATAGACCGGATACGTTGGACTACAGCGCGATGGCTGAGTTGGTGAAAGGGATCGCCGGGGTTCTGGTAATGTTGGACCAGTCATCAAGTGCGCAACACTAAAGTAAACAGGAGGAATTACTGGTGAACCATGAGCCTCTGCACGGTCGCCGTCGATTTGATTTGCCGACGGGCGCAGAGAAATAGCTGACTTGGCACGGATTCCTCAAGCTACCTATGCCTGCCGGTGTGAAGCCAGAGAGCAAGTCCCCAGGTTGCTGTGTGGATAAGTATGTGCGAATAGGCTGGCTTTAGTGAATGCCAGCCCGGTTGCGGTCCGCGTCATTTACACGGACGAAGAACTGATGCCGGCGCGTTCGGTGTGGCGTATAGAGAGCACAACTCACGAGAGAAAGATTCCGCCGAGGGCAGGGCAGGCCATTGAGGGAGCCACCGCATGACCACAGAAACTCCCCTGGCCACTCAACCGAAGGGCAGCGTCTGGCACAGCCAGTCGGCTGAGGACGTGCTGGCCCACCTCGGTTCCACAACGACCGGACTGTCTGCGCCGGAGGCCGCGCGGCGCCTGGCCGCCGACGGCCCGAACGAGCTGAAGGAAGGCGCACCCATCAGCCCGCTCCAGATCTTCCTCGCCCAGTTCAAGAGTCTGATCATCTGGATCCTCATCGCCGCGGCTGTGGTCTCCGGTCTGCTGGGCGAACGGATGGACGCCCTCGCCATCCTTGCCATCGTCATACTAAACGCCGTCATCGGTTTCTATCAGGAATTCAAAGCCGAAAAATCCATCGCCGCGCTCAAAAAGATGACGTCGCCCCACGCTACGGTGCGGCGCGGCGGACAGGTCACGTCGATTCCCGCCTCGGGCGTCGTCGCGGGCGATATCCTCGCACTGGAAGCCGGCGACCTGATCGCAGCCGACGCACGGCTGTTGGAGGCGGCCTCCCTCAAGTGCATCGAGTCCGCGCTGACCGGTGAATCGCAGGCGGTCATGAAACAGGCCGGCACGTTGGGAGAGCGCGATGTCCCGCTGGGCGACCGCACAAACATGATCTTCATGGGCACCAGTGTCGCGGCCGGCACGGGCCTGGCCGTCGTGGTGGCCACGGCCATGAACACGGAGCTGGGCCGCATTGCCGGCCTCATCGAAGAGGCGGGGTCGGAGGGGGGCACGCCGCTGCAGAAGAAGCTCGACTCGTTCGGGCATCTTCTCGTGTGGGCGACGCTGGGCATCGTCGCGCTGTTGTTCGGGCTGGGGCTGCTGCGTGGGATCCCGCCCTTCGAGCTCTTCATGACCTCGGTCAGCCTCGCTGTGGCTGCCGTGCCGGAAGGGCTGCCTGCTGTCGTTACGGTGGCACTCGCGCTCGGGGTGTTGCGCATGTCCCGCCGCCGCGCGCTCATGCGCAAACTGCCCGCGGTCGAAACGCTCGGTTCGACCACGGTCATTTGCACGGACAAGACCGGCACCTTGACGGTCGGCCAAATGACCGTGCGCGCGCTCTACGTTGCGGGCCAACGCTACGACGTCACCGGCGAAGGGTACGGGCCGGACGGCGACGTGCGCGTCGAGGGCACGAAGGCGGACGCGCAGCAGGCCGTGCCGTTGCTCGAACTGGCGACCGTCCTCCTTGGCTGTAACCACGCCCATCTCGTCCAGGAAGACGGGACGTGGAACGTCATCGGCGACCCCACCGAAGGCGCCTTGCTCACGGCCGGTCGCAAAGCCGGCGGAAACCGGGAGCGCATTGAGCAGGACCTGCCGAAGCAGCATGAAATTCCCTTCGACTCCGACCGGAAGCGCAGCACCGTGATTCGCACGATGCCGGACGGAACGCTCCGCGCCTTCATCAATGGCGCGCCCGACGTGTTGTTGGCACGCTGTACCAAGGTCTACACCGGCACTGGGGTCCGCCTCATGACGGACGAGGATCGCCAGACCATCGTGGCGCAGAACGACGCGATGGCACAGCAAGCCCTGCGCGTGCTCGGTTCGGCCTATCGTGACCTGGACAACGTGTCGCCCGCTGACTTCACCGCGGAGGCCGTGGAGCGCGATCTCGTGTTCGTCGGGCTGTCGGGGATGTATGATCCGCCACGTCAGGAGGCCACAGAAGCCGTCGCAAAATGCCGTGCCGCTGGGATTCGCGTGGTGATGATTACCGGCGACCATCCGCAGACCGCGATGGCCATTGCGCGGGAACTCGGCATCGCGCCGGGCGGCAACGCCGCCCTCACTGGGCTGGAGTTGGACCAGCTGTCCGATGACGCACTCCGGCAGCGTGCGCCCACAGTCGCCGTGTACGCGCGTGTCACCGCCGAGCACAAACTCCGCATCGTTCGTGCCTGGAAAGCGAACGAGGCGGTGGTCGCGATGACCGGCGACGGGGTCAACGACGCCCCGGCCATCAAAGGCGCCGACATCGGTATTGCCATGGGGCAATCAGGCACGGAAGTCACTAAGCAGGCCTCGGACATGATTATCACCGACGACAACTTCGCCTCGATCGTTGCCGCCGTCGAAGAGGGCCGCGGCATCTACGACAACATCCGCAAGACGCTCCAATATCTATTAGCAGGCAACACGGGTGAACTGCTGCTGATGACCATCTGCGTGGTCATTGGGCTTCCGACCCCGCTCCTGCCGATTCACTTGCTCTGGATTAATCTCGTGACCGACGGCTTGCCCGCACTTTGTCTAGCCACCGACCCCATCGACCCTGACGTGATGACGCGCCGCCCGCGCCGCCGGTCTGAGCGCATCACCGACCGCGGCTTCCTCGGCACGATGGTCTTTACTGGGTGCCTCACGGCCGGTGTGGCGTTTGCGGTGTACCTCTACGGCTTGCAGACGGAAACCGTAGACATGGCCCGCACCGAGGCCTTTGCGGTGCTGGTCTTCGCCGAACTTCTGCGCGCCTTCGGCGGTCGGAGTGCAACCAAGCCCGTCTGGCGCATCTCCCTGTTCTCGAACCTCAATCTCGCCATCGTGGTGTCCGTGTCGTTCGGCCTTCAAGTCTGGAGTCATCACAACGCGACGCTGGGCCGCTTCCTGAAGACGTCATTCCTGTCGCTCGCCGATTGCGTCCTGCTGCTGGCCGTGGGTACGATCCCGCTGGTGGTGTTGGAGCTGGTGAAGGTCGTGCGGCACACCCCGCAGCCAAGAAAGGCCAAGCCATGACCACAGATCCGATGTGCGGCATGACGGTGGATGAGACGTCCGCGTGGCGTGCCGAGCGCGACGGGCAAACGTTCTATTTTTGCAGCGAGCACTGCCGGCAGAAATTTCTGTCGGTGCCTGCTACCACGAAGCACGAGGAAGAACCTCACAGCTGCTGTCAGCCACCGCAACCCGCGTCTGAGCCACGCGACCGTTCCACCGTGCGGGTCTCGGCGTCATACGTCTGCCCGATGTGTCCCGGCGTCGAATCGAAGCAGCCGGGCGATTGCCCGAAATGCGGCATGGCGTTGGAGCGGAACCAGGCCGGGGTCGCGCCCGCGGCGGGCCAACCCCTGTACACCTGCCCGATGCACCCCGACGTGCAGCAAGACCATCCCGGCGATTGTCCCAAGTGCGGCATGGCGCTGGAACCGATGGCCGTGACGGCGGGGACGACTGAGGAAGAGAGTGCTGAACTGTCCGACATGACCAGGCGCTTCTGGGTCGCTGCCGCGCTGACGGTGCCGGTGTTTGTCCTCGCGATGGCGCATATGATCCCGGCACTGGGCAGACAGCCCTGGGTGGAGAGTCACGCCGCCCGCTGGATGCAGTTTGCGCTCACCACGCCTGTGGTCGGGTGGGCGGGCT contains:
- a CDS encoding cation-translocating P-type ATPase encodes the protein MTTETPLATQPKGSVWHSQSAEDVLAHLGSTTTGLSAPEAARRLAADGPNELKEGAPISPLQIFLAQFKSLIIWILIAAAVVSGLLGERMDALAILAIVILNAVIGFYQEFKAEKSIAALKKMTSPHATVRRGGQVTSIPASGVVAGDILALEAGDLIAADARLLEAASLKCIESALTGESQAVMKQAGTLGERDVPLGDRTNMIFMGTSVAAGTGLAVVVATAMNTELGRIAGLIEEAGSEGGTPLQKKLDSFGHLLVWATLGIVALLFGLGLLRGIPPFELFMTSVSLAVAAVPEGLPAVVTVALALGVLRMSRRRALMRKLPAVETLGSTTVICTDKTGTLTVGQMTVRALYVAGQRYDVTGEGYGPDGDVRVEGTKADAQQAVPLLELATVLLGCNHAHLVQEDGTWNVIGDPTEGALLTAGRKAGGNRERIEQDLPKQHEIPFDSDRKRSTVIRTMPDGTLRAFINGAPDVLLARCTKVYTGTGVRLMTDEDRQTIVAQNDAMAQQALRVLGSAYRDLDNVSPADFTAEAVERDLVFVGLSGMYDPPRQEATEAVAKCRAAGIRVVMITGDHPQTAMAIARELGIAPGGNAALTGLELDQLSDDALRQRAPTVAVYARVTAEHKLRIVRAWKANEAVVAMTGDGVNDAPAIKGADIGIAMGQSGTEVTKQASDMIITDDNFASIVAAVEEGRGIYDNIRKTLQYLLAGNTGELLLMTICVVIGLPTPLLPIHLLWINLVTDGLPALCLATDPIDPDVMTRRPRRRSERITDRGFLGTMVFTGCLTAGVAFAVYLYGLQTETVDMARTEAFAVLVFAELLRAFGGRSATKPVWRISLFSNLNLAIVVSVSFGLQVWSHHNATLGRFLKTSFLSLADCVLLLAVGTIPLVVLELVKVVRHTPQPRKAKP